From the Selenomonas timonae genome, one window contains:
- a CDS encoding aldolase/citrate lyase family protein has protein sequence MIPRPRPERFRLRRTMMFMNAQRPGLIKDAYIYGVDSIILDLEDAVAENQKDAARFSLYHALKSIDYGETEVLVRMNGLETPHWQEDVRVCIAGGADGVRIAKCESADDVRQIEEHVLAAEREFGVEEGRTLLMAALESPKGILNAREICQASERMLGVAISGGDFRKSMHVRPERSGIEINTARSLMLLAAREAGIQCFDTVFTALDDEEGFRAEVELDRAMGFDGKSLINPRQISYVHKTFAPTEKEIATAELYVRSFEEQSKQGVGVYTVNGKMVDIPFIEDAQRVIALAKACGVYHGDL, from the coding sequence ATGATTCCAAGACCAAGGCCGGAGCGGTTCCGTCTGCGCCGCACGATGATGTTCATGAATGCGCAGCGTCCGGGACTCATCAAGGATGCCTACATCTACGGTGTGGACAGCATCATCCTCGACCTCGAGGATGCCGTCGCGGAGAACCAGAAGGATGCGGCGCGCTTCTCACTCTATCACGCGCTGAAGAGCATCGACTACGGCGAGACCGAGGTGCTCGTCCGCATGAACGGACTCGAGACGCCGCACTGGCAGGAGGATGTCCGCGTCTGCATCGCGGGCGGCGCGGACGGCGTGCGCATCGCCAAATGCGAGAGTGCGGACGATGTGAGACAGATCGAGGAACACGTCCTTGCGGCAGAGAGGGAATTCGGCGTTGAGGAGGGGCGGACGCTGCTCATGGCGGCGCTCGAAAGCCCGAAGGGCATCCTCAATGCGCGCGAGATCTGCCAGGCGTCGGAGCGCATGCTCGGCGTCGCCATCTCGGGCGGCGATTTCCGCAAGAGTATGCACGTCCGTCCCGAGCGTAGCGGCATCGAGATCAATACGGCGCGCAGCCTCATGCTGCTCGCGGCGCGCGAGGCGGGCATCCAGTGCTTTGACACCGTATTCACGGCGCTCGACGACGAGGAGGGCTTCCGCGCGGAGGTGGAGCTTGATCGCGCGATGGGCTTTGACGGCAAGAGCCTCATCAACCCGCGTCAGATTTCCTATGTCCACAAGACCTTTGCACCTACGGAGAAGGAAATCGCGACGGCGGAACTCTATGTGCGCAGCTTCGAGGAGCAGTCGAAGCAGGGCGTCGGCGTGTATACGGTCAACGGCAAGATGGTCGACATCCCCTTCATCGAGGACGCGCAGCGCGTGATTGCGCTTGCAAAGGCGTGTGGCGTCTATCACGGGGATTTATAA
- the citD gene encoding citrate lyase acyl carrier protein, protein MQIEKPAMAGTLESSDVQVTVEPGTGEIEVHLESSVMNQYGRAIRQTVLETLQRLDVTSARVQVVDKGALDCTIRARVECAVFRSAGVSDKNVPWGGVIQ, encoded by the coding sequence ATGCAAATTGAAAAACCCGCGATGGCGGGGACGCTGGAATCCAGCGATGTGCAGGTCACCGTCGAGCCGGGCACGGGCGAAATCGAAGTTCATTTGGAGAGCAGCGTGATGAACCAGTACGGGCGCGCCATTCGGCAGACCGTACTCGAAACGCTGCAGCGTCTCGATGTAACGTCCGCGCGCGTTCAGGTCGTGGACAAGGGGGCGCTTGACTGCACGATTCGCGCGCGCGTGGAGTGTGCGGTCTTCCGCAGCGCCGGCGTATCCGACAAGAATGTTCCGTGGGGAGGTGTGATTCAATGA
- a CDS encoding LysR family transcriptional regulator, whose translation MDTQDIQLLMTLHRTGNITRAAEELYTTQSSVSKRIRQLEKELGIILALRSRQGIQFTPAGEIVLRHVKAITRELNTMNQELNDAQGIISGTLRVGVSINYAMYRLPPLLRRYQEQYPLVHTQTLIEVSQKIFSMFIAGKMELAVVRGEYSDWDGPRILLDREPVCIITCREHKQIPLGALPQVIRKADLEMERDTALWRRENKIPTAQNQIFVNNTATCIEMVRQGVGWGIVPAICLAHFDGCVHPMYFADGRPLVRSTYLLYTEQSAALPQIRAFITLLEQGKPQLP comes from the coding sequence ATGGACACGCAAGACATCCAGCTGCTCATGACGCTGCACCGAACGGGCAATATCACGCGCGCCGCAGAGGAATTGTATACGACGCAGTCCTCCGTGTCCAAACGCATCCGTCAGCTCGAAAAGGAACTCGGCATCATCCTCGCCCTGCGCTCGCGGCAGGGGATACAGTTCACGCCGGCGGGTGAGATTGTCCTGCGGCACGTCAAGGCAATCACGCGAGAGCTCAACACGATGAATCAGGAGCTGAACGATGCACAGGGCATCATCTCAGGCACGCTGCGCGTCGGTGTGTCGATCAACTACGCGATGTACCGCCTCCCGCCCCTCCTGCGCCGCTATCAGGAGCAATACCCGCTCGTGCATACGCAGACGCTGATCGAGGTCAGTCAGAAAATCTTCTCCATGTTCATTGCAGGGAAAATGGAGCTGGCAGTCGTGCGCGGTGAATACTCCGACTGGGACGGACCGCGCATCCTGCTCGACCGCGAGCCTGTCTGCATCATCACCTGCCGGGAACATAAGCAAATTCCGCTCGGCGCACTCCCGCAGGTCATCCGCAAAGCCGATCTGGAGATGGAGCGCGACACGGCACTCTGGCGCCGGGAAAACAAGATTCCCACGGCGCAGAATCAGATCTTTGTCAACAACACGGCGACCTGCATCGAAATGGTACGGCAGGGAGTCGGTTGGGGCATTGTACCGGCAATCTGCCTCGCACATTTTGACGGATGCGTACATCCCATGTACTTTGCGGACGGACGGCCGCTTGTGCGATCGACCTATCTGCTCTATACCGAGCAAAGCGCCGCTCTGCCGCAGATCCGAGCCTTCATTACGCTGCTGGAGCAAGGAAAGCCTCAGCTGCCCTGA
- the citC gene encoding [citrate (pro-3S)-lyase] ligase — protein MISTIYPSDHAGMARVRALLEKEGLRMDANLDYTCAVLDDFGAVIATGSCYGNTLRCFAVDSAHQGEGLLNEVLTHLMAVQQERGNTAIFLYTKGASVRFFRDLGFHEIARVSDTIVFLENRRWGFPDYLKHLQSETPAVAPPVSAIVMNANPFTLGHLYLVEQAAGESGLLHLFIVSEDASLFPFAVRDRLVREGTAHLGNIVYHGTGSYMISQATFPSYFQKDEDAVIRSHAQLDIAVFARIAAALSITRRYVGAEQASHVTSLYNETMLHDLPRAGIECGVIPRKEYGGAPISASTVRRAIQTGDMELLPALLPPTTLAFLQSEESAAIRKKIAEAADVIHY, from the coding sequence ATGATCTCTACCATCTACCCATCCGATCACGCGGGTATGGCGCGCGTACGCGCCCTGCTCGAAAAGGAAGGCCTGCGCATGGATGCAAACCTCGACTACACCTGCGCCGTCCTTGACGACTTCGGTGCGGTCATCGCCACGGGCAGCTGCTATGGGAACACGCTGCGCTGCTTTGCCGTTGACAGCGCACATCAGGGCGAGGGGCTGCTGAATGAAGTCCTCACCCACCTCATGGCAGTCCAGCAGGAACGAGGGAATACTGCGATCTTCCTCTATACCAAGGGCGCATCCGTCCGTTTCTTTCGCGACCTCGGCTTTCACGAGATTGCACGCGTATCCGACACGATTGTCTTTCTCGAAAACAGGCGCTGGGGCTTCCCCGACTATCTGAAACATTTGCAGTCGGAAACGCCTGCAGTCGCGCCCCCCGTGTCGGCAATTGTCATGAATGCAAATCCGTTTACCCTCGGCCATCTCTACCTTGTGGAGCAGGCTGCCGGAGAGAGCGGACTCCTGCACCTCTTCATCGTCAGCGAGGACGCGAGCCTCTTCCCCTTTGCCGTACGCGACCGACTCGTGCGTGAGGGCACGGCGCATCTCGGCAACATTGTCTATCATGGGACGGGTTCCTATATGATCAGTCAGGCGACCTTCCCCAGCTATTTTCAAAAGGATGAGGATGCCGTGATCCGCAGTCACGCGCAGCTCGATATCGCGGTGTTTGCGCGCATTGCCGCAGCGCTCTCCATCACGCGCCGCTATGTCGGTGCAGAGCAGGCGAGCCATGTCACCAGTCTCTACAATGAGACGATGCTGCACGACCTCCCGCGCGCCGGCATCGAGTGCGGGGTCATCCCGCGCAAGGAGTATGGCGGCGCGCCGATCAGTGCCTCCACCGTGCGCCGCGCCATTCAGACGGGCGATATGGAGCTGCTCCCCGCCCTCCTGCCGCCAACGACGCTCGCCTTCCTCCAAAGCGAAGAAAGTGCCGCCATCCGCAAGAAGATTGCGGAGGCGGCGGATGTCATACATTATTAA
- the citX gene encoding citrate lyase holo-[acyl-carrier protein] synthase, translating into MLNGIPVELPAMLAAREERASRQAAWLKEYARPLLSFTLNIPGPIKTSPDLRQGFEDGRVALEGRLRAAQLPCIVQMEVHNVTGDEALLAIDGDAAEIKRICTEIEEHHPLGRLFDLDVLAADGTKLSRPLPRRCLLCTEQAQVCARSRRHSVEELTAEIERLLTAYLS; encoded by the coding sequence GTGTTAAACGGTATTCCTGTAGAACTGCCCGCCATGCTCGCCGCACGCGAGGAGCGCGCCTCACGTCAGGCAGCATGGCTGAAAGAATATGCCCGCCCCCTCCTCTCATTCACGCTCAACATTCCGGGGCCAATCAAGACCTCACCTGATCTGCGGCAGGGCTTCGAAGATGGGCGCGTCGCATTGGAGGGGCGGCTGCGCGCGGCACAGCTCCCCTGTATTGTGCAGATGGAGGTGCATAATGTCACGGGCGATGAGGCACTGCTCGCCATCGACGGAGACGCAGCAGAGATCAAGAGAATCTGCACCGAAATCGAGGAGCATCACCCGCTCGGCCGACTCTTCGACCTCGACGTCCTCGCGGCGGATGGCACGAAGCTCTCACGCCCCCTGCCGCGCCGCTGCCTCCTATGCACGGAGCAAGCGCAGGTCTGCGCACGCAGCCGCCGCCACTCCGTCGAGGAACTGACAGCGGAGATCGAGCGGCTCCTGACTGCATATCTATCATAA
- a CDS encoding universal stress protein, producing the protein MRRRRSARLTCSVRAHTRVEEGDPAEVTVAVAAEEESHLIVMGSRGFGTLERIAFGSVSTHVTRHAHCPVLLAK; encoded by the coding sequence ATGAGACGCAGACGTTCCGCCAGATTGACGTGCAGCGTGCGCGCGCATACGCGCGTGGAGGAGGGCGATCCCGCCGAGGTGACGGTCGCAGTCGCAGCAGAGGAGGAGAGTCACCTCATCGTCATGGGCTCGCGCGGCTTCGGCACACTCGAGCGCATCGCATTCGGCAGCGTGTCCACCCATGTCACGCGTCACGCGCATTGCCCTGTACTGCTGGCGAAGTAA
- the rpsR gene encoding 30S ribosomal protein S18 — protein MMKRDRGRKPRRKVCSFCVDKVDHIDYKDAAKLRRFTTERGKILPRRISGNCAKHQRQVTLAIKRARNIALLPFTAE, from the coding sequence ATGATGAAACGAGATCGAGGCCGCAAGCCTCGTCGCAAGGTCTGCTCGTTCTGCGTGGACAAGGTAGATCATATCGACTACAAGGATGCCGCAAAGCTGCGTCGCTTCACGACGGAGCGCGGCAAGATTCTGCCGCGCCGCATTTCCGGCAACTGTGCAAAGCATCAGCGGCAGGTAACGCTCGCTATCAAGCGCGCACGTAATATTGCACTGCTTCCGTTTACGGCGGAATAA
- a CDS encoding single-stranded DNA-binding protein has product MNRVILIGRLARDPEIRYTQSGKAFCRFTIAVDRRFSRAAQQEGQQTADFIPVTCWEKLAEICGNNLTKGRRIGVEGRIQVRSYDGSDGQRKYATDVVADNVEFLDSKNAGGSSGGYDAPMDRSAAPAAGGAAPDMMGPVIPDDDIPF; this is encoded by the coding sequence ATGAACAGAGTCATACTGATCGGTCGCCTTGCACGCGACCCGGAGATTCGCTACACACAGAGCGGCAAGGCATTTTGCCGCTTCACGATTGCGGTGGATCGTCGCTTTTCGCGAGCGGCTCAGCAGGAGGGACAGCAGACGGCGGACTTCATTCCCGTCACATGCTGGGAAAAACTGGCTGAGATCTGCGGAAACAATTTGACGAAGGGACGCCGCATCGGCGTGGAGGGGCGCATTCAGGTGCGCAGCTACGACGGCAGCGACGGACAGCGCAAGTACGCAACGGATGTTGTAGCGGATAATGTGGAGTTTCTCGATTCGAAGAATGCCGGAGGCTCTTCGGGCGGCTATGACGCACCGATGGATCGCAGCGCAGCACCCGCCGCAGGCGGTGCTGCACCGGATATGATGGGACCCGTGATTCCTGACGACGACATTCCATTCTGA
- the rpsF gene encoding 30S ribosomal protein S6, with protein MRLYEVIFIVKPMEEEATNAVIEKFTKLIQANGGTIEKEDRWGKKRLAYEIKDNSEGYYVLLYVNAEPACVAECDRVMKITDELLKHMIVRADGVEE; from the coding sequence GTGAGATTGTACGAAGTCATATTTATTGTGAAGCCGATGGAGGAAGAAGCGACAAACGCCGTCATCGAGAAGTTCACGAAGCTCATTCAGGCAAACGGCGGTACGATTGAGAAAGAGGATCGTTGGGGCAAGAAGCGCCTTGCCTATGAGATCAAGGACAACAGTGAAGGATACTATGTTCTGCTGTACGTCAATGCAGAGCCCGCCTGCGTCGCCGAGTGCGACCGCGTGATGAAGATCACGGACGAGCTGCTCAAGCACATGATCGTCCGTGCGGACGGCGTCGAGGAGTAA
- a CDS encoding DEAD/DEAH box helicase family protein, with the protein MAVQINSFARIVPMIYAYNTPGVSYHEGWTKVGYTERQTVEQRIAQQTHTAHIHWELAWADNAMYKDSSGEYFTDHDFHAYLESLQVAREPHTEWFHADGMTLLGHFHRFASRKAPQAGEKHTYELRCEQEDAVQMTADYFKNGGTEFLWNAKPRFGKTLTSYDLIRRMGFTKVLIVTNRPSIANSWAEDFHRFIAWRGELAFVSDTEALRSRAGVLSREAYTSLPNVEEIGMVAFESLQGLKGSVYFGGEFDKLRWMSELSFDLLIVDEAQEGVDTMRTERAFRQIHRAHTLYLSGTPFKALASAQFAADQIYNWSYADEQEAKAHWTGDGYNPYEPLPQLSMFTYQLSPMIADNLRQGMELDDESVDYAFDLNEFFATNEGGRFVHEAEIRKFLHALRTNEKYPFSTEELRRELPHTLWLLNRVASAKALARLLREDPVFRDYEVVLAAGDGALDDVRANDAAYDRVRETIRKHARTITLSVGQLTVGVTIPEWCGVLMLCNLQSPSSYMQAAFRAQNPCTLTVNGQRMRKERAYVFDFDPARTLIIFDEFANNLSPETADGRGTGEARETNIRRLLNFFPVLGEDEAGRMVQLDAAQVLSIPRRLKSMEVVRRGFLSNFLFQNIGNVFGAPAIVREIMEKLTPAQEEPRKNNAPPLDDLSSVAVDENGDAAISNEIVIGRTQDIFGAKHYAEIEEQIAPHIDGIAVSDGAAAVQASMEQLAATVKEKVRTEIVAPVADAYEVKAGVRKRLLEQTEREIDRRLEELRGDYVQEENIARAELMRQRAAAETQAEVQAAEESFDARISEALDALKASAAVVVKETIENKPAELVERMERVKAEEKKRTVEDEVRARLRGFSRTIPSFIMAYGDENMTLANFDDYTDDDVFEEVTGISEEDFRFLRDGGTYRNPETGMEEQFAGHIFDEVVFNDSIAEFWRKKEELANYFDEGHTEDIFDYIPPQKTNQIFTPRRVVRQMVDALERENPGCYDDPTHTFADLYMKSGLYITEIVKRLYHSDKIKAEYPNDAERIRHILQHQVYGMAPTRIIYLIATNYILGFDEKMRLETKNFVQADAAQAAKEGRLTELVEECFSISND; encoded by the coding sequence ATGGCGGTGCAGATCAACTCGTTTGCGCGTATTGTCCCGATGATCTATGCCTACAACACACCTGGTGTCTCCTATCACGAGGGCTGGACGAAGGTCGGCTATACGGAGCGCCAGACGGTCGAGCAGCGCATCGCCCAGCAGACGCATACGGCGCATATTCACTGGGAACTCGCGTGGGCGGATAATGCAATGTATAAGGACAGCTCGGGCGAATACTTCACCGACCACGATTTTCATGCCTATCTGGAATCTTTGCAGGTGGCGCGTGAGCCGCATACGGAGTGGTTTCATGCGGACGGTATGACGCTGCTCGGACATTTTCACCGCTTTGCGAGCCGCAAAGCACCACAGGCGGGGGAGAAGCATACCTACGAACTGCGCTGCGAGCAGGAGGACGCCGTGCAGATGACGGCGGACTACTTCAAGAATGGCGGGACGGAGTTTCTCTGGAATGCGAAGCCCCGTTTTGGAAAGACGCTAACCTCGTACGATCTCATTCGCAGGATGGGCTTTACGAAGGTGCTGATCGTGACGAATCGCCCGAGCATTGCGAACTCGTGGGCGGAGGATTTTCACCGCTTCATCGCGTGGCGTGGTGAGCTCGCCTTTGTCTCGGATACGGAGGCTCTGCGCTCCCGTGCAGGAGTTCTCAGCCGCGAGGCATATACGTCGCTGCCGAATGTAGAGGAGATCGGCATGGTGGCGTTCGAGTCCCTGCAGGGGCTCAAGGGCTCGGTGTATTTCGGCGGGGAGTTTGACAAGCTGCGCTGGATGAGCGAGCTCTCCTTTGATCTCCTGATTGTGGACGAGGCGCAGGAGGGCGTGGATACGATGCGCACGGAGCGTGCGTTTCGTCAGATTCATCGTGCGCATACGCTCTATCTCTCCGGGACTCCGTTCAAGGCTCTTGCGAGTGCGCAGTTCGCAGCTGATCAGATCTACAACTGGTCGTATGCGGACGAGCAGGAGGCAAAGGCGCACTGGACGGGGGACGGGTACAATCCCTATGAGCCGCTGCCGCAGCTCTCGATGTTCACGTATCAGCTCTCGCCGATGATTGCAGATAATCTGCGGCAGGGGATGGAGCTCGATGATGAGAGCGTGGACTACGCCTTTGATCTGAACGAGTTCTTTGCCACAAATGAGGGCGGGCGATTCGTCCACGAGGCGGAGATTCGGAAGTTCCTTCATGCGCTCCGTACGAATGAAAAATATCCGTTCTCGACGGAGGAACTGCGGAGGGAGCTGCCGCATACGCTCTGGCTGCTGAACCGCGTTGCGAGTGCAAAGGCTCTGGCGCGGCTGCTGCGGGAAGATCCCGTGTTTCGGGACTATGAGGTCGTGCTCGCGGCGGGGGACGGTGCGCTCGATGATGTGCGTGCGAATGATGCGGCGTATGACCGTGTGCGCGAGACAATCCGTAAACACGCACGGACGATTACTCTGAGTGTGGGGCAGCTGACGGTGGGGGTGACGATCCCGGAGTGGTGCGGCGTGCTGATGCTGTGCAATCTGCAGAGTCCGTCCTCCTATATGCAGGCGGCATTTCGTGCGCAGAATCCGTGTACGCTGACGGTCAACGGACAACGTATGCGTAAGGAGCGGGCGTATGTCTTTGACTTCGACCCCGCACGAACGCTCATCATTTTTGACGAGTTCGCAAACAATCTCTCGCCAGAGACTGCCGACGGGCGTGGAACGGGGGAGGCGCGTGAGACGAATATCCGCCGTCTGCTGAACTTCTTCCCCGTGCTTGGCGAGGATGAGGCGGGGCGGATGGTGCAGCTGGATGCAGCACAGGTGCTGTCCATTCCGAGAAGGCTCAAGAGTATGGAGGTGGTACGGCGCGGTTTCCTGTCGAACTTCCTGTTTCAGAACATTGGAAATGTCTTTGGTGCGCCCGCGATTGTGCGTGAGATCATGGAGAAGCTGACACCGGCGCAGGAGGAGCCGCGCAAAAACAATGCGCCGCCGCTCGATGATCTCTCGTCCGTTGCGGTGGATGAGAACGGTGATGCGGCGATCTCCAATGAGATTGTGATCGGCAGGACGCAGGATATTTTTGGTGCGAAGCACTATGCTGAGATCGAGGAGCAAATCGCGCCGCACATCGACGGTATTGCTGTGAGCGACGGGGCTGCGGCGGTACAGGCGTCGATGGAGCAGCTGGCAGCGACGGTGAAGGAGAAGGTGCGCACGGAGATTGTCGCGCCTGTGGCGGATGCCTATGAGGTCAAGGCAGGTGTGCGGAAGCGTCTCCTGGAGCAGACGGAGCGTGAGATTGATCGGCGGCTTGAGGAGCTGCGCGGGGACTATGTGCAGGAGGAGAACATCGCACGGGCGGAGCTCATGCGTCAGCGTGCCGCTGCCGAGACGCAGGCGGAGGTGCAGGCGGCGGAGGAGAGTTTTGATGCACGCATTTCCGAGGCACTGGATGCGCTCAAGGCATCGGCGGCGGTCGTGGTCAAGGAGACGATCGAGAACAAGCCCGCCGAGCTCGTGGAGCGCATGGAGCGTGTGAAGGCAGAGGAGAAGAAGCGCACGGTGGAGGATGAGGTGCGTGCGCGGCTGCGCGGATTCTCGCGGACGATTCCGAGCTTTATCATGGCGTATGGCGATGAGAATATGACACTTGCGAATTTCGACGACTATACGGATGATGATGTGTTTGAGGAGGTCACGGGCATCAGCGAGGAAGATTTTCGCTTTCTGCGTGATGGCGGGACGTATCGCAATCCCGAGACGGGCATGGAGGAGCAGTTTGCAGGTCATATCTTCGATGAGGTGGTCTTTAACGACTCGATCGCCGAGTTCTGGCGGAAGAAAGAGGAGCTGGCGAACTACTTTGACGAGGGGCATACCGAGGATATCTTTGACTATATCCCGCCGCAGAAGACGAACCAGATCTTTACGCCGCGCCGCGTCGTGCGGCAGATGGTGGACGCGCTCGAACGGGAGAATCCCGGCTGCTACGACGATCCGACGCACACGTTTGCCGATCTCTATATGAAGTCGGGGCTTTACATCACGGAGATTGTGAAGCGGCTCTATCACTCGGACAAAATAAAAGCAGAATACCCGAACGACGCGGAGCGTATTCGGCATATTCTGCAGCATCAGGTCTATGGGATGGCACCGACGCGCATCATCTACCTCATCGCGACGAACTATATTCTGGGCTTTGATGAGAAGATGCGCTTGGAGACGAAGAATTTCGTTCAGGCAGATGCAGCACAGGCGGCAAAGGAGGGACGGCTGACGGAACTGGTGGAGGAGTGTTTCTCTATCTCCAATGATTAA